The Plasmodium sp. gorilla clade G2 genome assembly, chromosome: 5 DNA segment GTTTGCTTCACATTCATTAACTAAACCTTTATATGAATCTACCATTACATGTTCAACAATAGTATACATTTTTTCCTTTGAatcttcatcttcatttctttttctttctaaTTTTACACGAACTCTTTTTGGTGGGTTCCTAACACCCTTAGACCATATAAATTTGTTTAATTTTACATCTAAACGTACATCctatattacaaaaataaatatatatatatatgtatataatatattttatttacatataatcaTATCTGTTCAATTCATAattacaataaaaatatatatattcaatgtGAGATTATATTCACAAACAAcgtattacatatatatcaaatttttaaatatatgcaaaatataataaaaaaaatttagtaCCTTAGTGTGCATAAGTTTTCCTGCTATGCTTCTAATTTCTTTAATGGCTCTTGGTGCCTTTCTTTTATAGCATACTTTATGAGTTAATTTACTCAAATTTATGGTAATAAATTTAGTAACTGGTTTTAAagttttcttttgtttttttacaGTACCtaatttatcaaaaaaaaaaaaaaaaaaaaatgaacaacgatattaatacaaagaatagtaatatatatacatcatgagcaacatataaaaaatagatcacatatatatattttgttcttataagaaaataaaaaagtcaAGCTGTATCTACTTGTTCTTATTTTCTTAAGTcattctataaatatatacatatatatatatatatatatatatatatccatttatgtaatattataaaacatttaGTACATAAtctcattatattttattatattcatacatccatttctttaattatgaaataaaaaacaaaaaaaaaaactttttttccatatatttttttattcctttcataatataaaatatattatatattattatatatttattatttttattatattacctTTAACCATTTTcgcttttataaaattatgtgaaaaaactaaaaaatttgaatataataaaacttACACAAAacttaaaataaattcaaagtttaaaaataaaaagaaaaaaaaaaaattttcctcttttttttttgtataaataatatattcttatatttacTTATCAAAATGGATTTttcaaaagaaaatattatattttacaaaaattaattatatgttattttttaaaaaatttatattcccttttaaaaaaaaaaagttattggattttttttttttttttttttttcaagcaAATTTTGAAATGATTTTTATCACGTATGTtatgttattaatattattttaattttcatttatataaaatttttttttttttcttttggaACTGAGCCTTctttataatgtatataaataaatgtattcatacatattttatattaatatgtaaatattatatatatatatattataaatataatgaatatatttttcctaatatataaaatacgaacatattttatatattatataaaaaatatttgttattgttatatatatccattcattttatttattatatacataaatatataatattatatatataaacattgtgtttcgttttattttttttttatatatggatttaaattatatatatataaacaattatataataataaatactatatattattgtatatatatatataataaataataaaatatgaggcaagatattttatgtatacatatatatataataatatatatgttattatttgtatatacaaatgctcatataatattatattatatatatatatatatatataatatatggtaTTTTATTTAGTGTATTTATAGAGCTCCAGGGGGTTTCTAATccttccatatatatattataatatatataatatatatatttttaatttttattttttcacataattttaatataatttttttattatatttatatttatttacatattttattattttttatatttttaaatttttttaagtataggaaaagtatataaaaatatataaatttttatattttttctattgtaattttttttacgtGGGATTATTCCCATAATGTAAAATAAATCGAAGGGAATTATAGGGTTAAATGATTTTTAGGtcttaattattttttaattaaaaaaaaaaataataataaattaatatatatatatatatatatatatatataatatttttgttatatattcgaataatattatatggcaaatatatcaaatgtttaattaaaaaaatatattatatatatatattttatggacaaaaaaaaaatatttattaatagtaaaaaacaaaaggttatacatttatataaaatatatatgtatatatatatatttatttatatatttatttatttatatatattttcctaaaaagttaaaaaatgatatgcaCTTTCCAATTATGTTGTATGAAAAGATATCAATAAAATTTTGTCCTGGTGGtggatattttttataatcataaCGATAAATTAAAGAGGAATTTTTCATCCataaattatttgataaaCCTCTATGTAAGATTCTAGAATCATATATGATTAAATCTTGTTCATTTACATCAGGTATAAATGATGATccttttgttatataataaacttttaaaaattgtttgaatgttttaattttatgttttaaagttttattttgtaatgaGGAAAATAAATGTGTTCCTGTAAAAAATTCGAAATTTCCTGattgttcatttattttattaagtgGGACAATAATTGATATTCCATTATAACCATTATCAACATGATAAGTTTGTGTATCACTTAAGGgttcattatttaataactGTAATtcagataaatatattttatcagttttttcatttgttatatctaaattattcatattatttaaattaaaaatggtCTTCTTATCAAattgtttaaatatattttcatatgttCCAAGTgataaataagaatatacaATATTCATCCAATATTGTTGTAAATTTACAAACAAATCACTTATCCTACTATTTCTTAAGATACAATATTGTCTACCTCTACTAGGAcgtatacaaaatatattttgatctttatttaataaaaaagatgatatatttatatctttttcttctacAAACAATTCTTTCTTTAATCTCTTTATAGTTTCTTTtggtaatatattttttaaaacaacaATTCCATATGTAGATAGGCTTTTATGTATCTCGTTTATTGTATCtatatttaaaacatattttgTGTTATCCATTATTTGATtatcatacatattattaatactatcactattaatattaatattattattactattactattactattattattactattattattactattattattactattaatgtatttttttttttcttcttcatctccttttaatattgttaatttattatcttttatacTTAATCCCATATAATTAGAAACTTCTAGGCCAATATCTTTTCCTGCATGCTCGCTACAATGTCTATATgatcttttcatttttataaagtcaaaaaaattattccttttataatttattaataagtatatataagtatatgcATACAGTTCAtcaaataaaacatttaagGAAATATTATTAGATGATGCATCtaggtttatttttttcctctCTACTAAAAAATCTTTAAAATAACTaagatttaaattttttaagaaGCTCCCTCCATcattacatttattatataagtaaatatcatcatcatcattattattattattattattatcatttatattattctgaTTAATCCTATGGATATCCACATTTATGTTACCATTTATTTCAGATTCTAAATAGTTAATAATATCACTTATTAGCTCATCAATAGACATActccttttttctttttccactatattttttaattcatcttttttcttttcaaaaatattacttatatattgtaaatgATAATCTACtggataataattattacttGCATCTAACAATTTTGACACTggtaaattaaaatattcatttattttttcaaatctctctaaatatctttttttattcaaaatttcaaaatttttttcacTTAAATGGAAGTATATTTTATGagatacatttttataagccgactttttcttttttatatattcattgcaaatacctaaaaaaaaaaaaaaataatgaaacaagttatataaaaaaatttaaactatacatataaaaatatacacattaatatgtataaatatatatatatatatatatatatatatatatattaacctAAATTAATAGATACAAAAGAGGCtaagtaaaataaatatttatactcaaattttgtttttaatgtatctttatatttattcattctaaaaataaaataaaaagaacaaGTCTTagacttttaaaaaatattgcactttttataaataaaaatatatatatatatatcaatattatttattcatttattctCATTTATTGTTCTATCCCCTTGTGATTGGGATTTTACTTTTAATCATAcgttataattatatatatatatatattattatacaacttttttttttatatttacatttattttctttattttttttttttttcatatatataaattatgcata contains these protein-coding regions:
- a CDS encoding 60S ribosomal protein L31: MVKGTVKKQKKTLKPVTKFITINLSKLTHKVCYKRKAPRAIKEIRSIAGKLMHTKDVRLDVKLNKFIWSKGVRNPPKRVRVKLERKRNEDEDSKEKMYTIVEHVMVDSYKGLVNECEANE